The nucleotide window GGCATCAGCCGCACTTTCCCGCCCTTGCCGTTTACCCGCAGTTGCCCTTCGCTCATCCGCAGATCTTCCAACTCCAGTGCCAGCACTTCCCGCGACCGCAATCCGTTCCACAGCAGCAACCCCACAATGGCGATATCCCGCGCCGTGCGAAAACTCGACCAGAAGCGTTGCACTTGTTCCCGTGACAACGGCTCGATCACCCGCGGCGGCACACGCAGCCGGAAATCGGTAGCCGGCGCTCGCCTCCTGACGCGCCCTCCCGGTGCTGTCCAATAGCGCCGCTGCAGCAGACAGGGCGCATGCGGCATCACGTCTTCCAAGTAAAACCGGAACAGCCGCCGCAACATGGCGGAGCGGCTGTTGATCGTTTCCGCCGATGGGGCTCGCTGCTCTGCCCGCTGCGCCCGCACATAATCCAGCAGTGTCGCTTCGTTGAACTGATTGGCGTCAAAGCGCCTCACGTCCACTCCCGGCTGCTGGTCCCACCAGCGGACAAAATGGAGAAGGGTATGCCCGTAATAGCGCAAGGAGAGTTCCTGCAAGCCGCGCACTCGCTGCACATCCAGAAAACGGTTCGCCCATTCGATCTCCCCGCCCTGCTCATCCACCAGACGGTAGGGCGAACATCCCGCTGTTGCCTCACGGTATTGGACAAAGAACTTCATCGCTGCTCCTGCTCCCATTCGGCCTCATCGAGTAACTGTGAGAACTCCGCCGCGCTTGCTCCCTCGGCAAAGAAACGGTTGGGGTCATAGCCTGCAGGCAGCCTCACCCGCACGACACGCCAAACACCGCCACTCAACCGCTGCCGCCACAAGCGCGCCGCGCGTTGGCCGCTGCCGTTGGCATCTTCGTCCAGACACAAGTAGACCGTCCCTGTGAATTCTGCCCGCAGTTGCCGTTGTTGTTGCCCATTCCAATGGCTGCCTAACAAGGCAACGCTGTAGTCGAATCCGGCCTGCCACAGCGAAGCCAGGTCGAATAAGCCTTCCACCACGATCAGCTTCTGGTTCCGCCGGGCCTGCTTCCATCCGTACAGTCCGCCTTTGCCTCTGGCCAGAAACCGGTGACGGTGACTCGCCGCATCCAGCCCGGCATCCAGGCAGCGCCCATAGATGTTGCAGGTTTCCTCCAACGGGAAGGTGATCGCCCGCCACAGCCGGTCGCGGCCCCACTCGTCGGTAAGCCCGCTGGCGGCGATCGCCTCGCGCCAATGGCCCCGTTGCTCCAGATGGGCCCGCAGACAGCCGCCCGGCGCATATCCGATGCCCATGCGGCTCCAGATCTGCCGGTCCACGATGCCCCGCCGCCGCAAGTAGGTTTGCGCTTCCTCGCTCCAGCGCAGTTGCTCCTGATAGAACTCGCAGGCTTGACGCCATAGCTGCCGGCAGTCTTCCGTGCCTGGTTGGCTTAGGCGGGCCACTGCCGTGCGGAAATCCACACCGTCAAGCAACTGCGCCAACCGGATCACATCGCCGCCCGCTCCGCAGCCGTGGCAATAGAACACATCTTTGTGCCGGTTGACATAGAACGACGGCCGGTTGTCGTGGTGCAGCGGGCAGCGTCCACACACTTCCGCCCCTTCGCTATAGGCGGTTGGTTTCCATCCTTGTTGTTCGAGGTAAGTGAGCAGCGGAATCCTCCGCCGCAAGCGGTTTCTCTGTTCGCTCGTCATGGGGGCTTGGTCTCCGCGATCAGAATACGGCTTGCCGCCTTCCAATCCCAGG belongs to Acidobacteriota bacterium and includes:
- a CDS encoding tyrosine-type recombinase/integrase, which codes for MKFFVQYREATAGCSPYRLVDEQGGEIEWANRFLDVQRVRGLQELSLRYYGHTLLHFVRWWDQQPGVDVRRFDANQFNEATLLDYVRAQRAEQRAPSAETINSRSAMLRRLFRFYLEDVMPHAPCLLQRRYWTAPGGRVRRRAPATDFRLRVPPRVIEPLSREQVQRFWSSFRTARDIAIVGLLLWNGLRSREVLALELEDLRMSEGQLRVNGKGGKVRLMPLPPETTRLLDCYLKTERPLTNDAHVFVSLKGKARGKAMTRAGLRRLFRYHRVISRVAKANPHRFRHNFGSDMIRAGVSLPALQRLMGHANIETTMLYIQISPQDVYEEYARAVARQTGPPRIAEP
- a CDS encoding toprim domain-containing protein, with protein sequence MTSEQRNRLRRRIPLLTYLEQQGWKPTAYSEGAEVCGRCPLHHDNRPSFYVNRHKDVFYCHGCGAGGDVIRLAQLLDGVDFRTAVARLSQPGTEDCRQLWRQACEFYQEQLRWSEEAQTYLRRRGIVDRQIWSRMGIGYAPGGCLRAHLEQRGHWREAIAASGLTDEWGRDRLWRAITFPLEETCNIYGRCLDAGLDAASHRHRFLARGKGGLYGWKQARRNQKLIVVEGLFDLASLWQAGFDYSVALLGSHWNGQQQRQLRAEFTGTVYLCLDEDANGSGQRAARLWRQRLSGGVWRVVRVRLPAGYDPNRFFAEGASAAEFSQLLDEAEWEQEQR